A single Chryseobacterium shigense DNA region contains:
- the yidC gene encoding membrane protein insertase YidC — protein sequence MQQNNGIDKSQMISFAVLCLVLFGFMFYFQNKQSKEEQLKAQQQKTEQVKNAVKQTQVSNINPNVTPGAIQTATLANKELNVEFSSLGGQVSKVQLSKYKAYNHKTDKADLPLYLIDKKNSNYGFQFKDKTGKVINTKDLVFSPVINGSIATLTANYNGAVIQFIYTLNNNPNAELKDQYALDFKVRTKGLAAVTADNKADFIWDYNVRNLEKGRAQEQSHSEFSYAFNNYKDYDYDGRTEMNEEKETLNWIGVKQQFFSSVIEAKNGFTQSKGSQETIEEGEYLKKLNFEGFVQMTGSELNQDFTWYFMPLDLPLLKSYDKNFDEILPLGWSFIGWMNRGFFMPMYNIIAGWGITAGWVIFLMTIIVKLILSPIMYKQHKLSAMMKVIRPEIDEVNVKLKDADPMKKQQATMEIYRKAGVNQMAGCLPALVQIPIFYALFRFFPNFIDLRGKGFWFAKDLTAYDDLIKLPFKVPFLGDHLSVFALACTIVILIYTVMTSGNMQQPQQEGMPNMKVLMYIFPITFLFFLNTSASGLSWYYFVSNAINILIILVIKYWILDEKKIHAQIQANKEKPKSEGKFQKRMREMMEKAQEQQKVQEQQRKKK from the coding sequence ATGCAACAAAACAACGGAATCGATAAAAGTCAAATGATCAGTTTTGCGGTTTTATGTTTGGTTCTTTTCGGATTCATGTTCTATTTCCAGAACAAGCAGTCGAAAGAGGAGCAGTTAAAAGCTCAGCAACAGAAGACCGAACAGGTGAAAAACGCTGTAAAACAGACTCAGGTAAGCAATATCAATCCAAATGTAACTCCCGGTGCCATTCAGACGGCTACTTTGGCTAACAAGGAACTGAATGTTGAATTTTCAAGTCTGGGAGGCCAGGTTTCCAAAGTACAGCTTTCGAAGTATAAAGCATACAACCATAAAACAGATAAGGCAGACCTTCCGCTTTACCTGATCGATAAAAAGAACTCCAACTATGGTTTTCAGTTTAAAGATAAAACCGGAAAAGTAATCAATACTAAAGATTTAGTTTTCTCTCCGGTAATAAACGGAAGCATAGCTACTTTAACTGCAAATTACAACGGAGCAGTAATTCAGTTTATATATACCTTAAATAATAATCCGAATGCTGAACTGAAAGATCAGTACGCTTTAGATTTTAAAGTAAGAACAAAAGGACTTGCTGCGGTTACCGCTGATAATAAAGCAGATTTTATCTGGGATTATAATGTAAGAAACCTGGAAAAGGGTAGAGCGCAGGAACAGTCTCATTCTGAATTCTCTTATGCCTTCAATAATTATAAAGATTATGATTATGACGGAAGAACAGAAATGAATGAAGAAAAAGAAACCCTTAACTGGATTGGTGTAAAACAGCAGTTTTTCTCTTCTGTAATTGAAGCTAAAAACGGATTCACACAAAGTAAAGGAAGCCAGGAGACCATTGAAGAAGGTGAATACCTGAAGAAACTTAACTTTGAAGGATTCGTGCAGATGACAGGAAGCGAGCTTAATCAGGACTTTACCTGGTATTTTATGCCGCTTGATTTACCTCTGTTAAAATCTTATGATAAAAATTTCGACGAAATTTTACCATTAGGATGGTCCTTCATCGGTTGGATGAACCGTGGATTCTTTATGCCGATGTATAATATTATTGCCGGCTGGGGAATTACTGCGGGATGGGTGATTTTCTTAATGACGATCATTGTAAAACTGATCTTGTCGCCAATCATGTACAAGCAGCACAAATTAAGTGCAATGATGAAAGTGATCCGTCCTGAAATTGATGAAGTAAATGTCAAGCTGAAAGATGCCGATCCAATGAAGAAGCAGCAGGCCACTATGGAAATCTATCGAAAGGCGGGTGTGAATCAGATGGCGGGATGTCTTCCGGCATTGGTGCAAATTCCTATTTTCTATGCCTTATTCCGTTTCTTCCCGAACTTTATAGATCTTAGAGGAAAAGGATTCTGGTTTGCAAAAGATTTAACGGCTTATGATGATTTGATTAAACTGCCTTTTAAAGTTCCGTTCCTGGGAGATCATTTAAGTGTTTTTGCATTGGCATGTACCATTGTGATCCTTATTTATACGGTAATGACTTCAGGAAATATGCAGCAGCCTCAACAGGAGGGAATGCCAAACATGAAAGTGTTAATGTATATTTTCCCTATTACATTCCTGTTCTTCCTTAATACATCCGCATCAGGTCTTTCATGGTATTATTTTGTATCGAATGCGATCAATATCCTGATTATCCTTGTAATTAAGTACTGGATACTGGACGAAAAGAAAATTCATGCCCAGATTCAGGCTAATAAAGAAAAGCCAAAATCTGAAGGTAAGTTCCAGAAAAGAATGAGAGAGATGATGGAGAAGGCTCAGGAGCAACAAAAAGTGCAGGAGCAACAGAGAAAAAAGAAATAA
- a CDS encoding CTP synthase, producing the protein MSKKNTKYIFVTGGVTSSLGKGIVSASLGLLLKSRGFNVTIQKLDPYINIDPGTLNPYEHGECYVTEDGAETDLDLGHYERYLDAPTSQNNNVTTGKIYQTVIEKERKGDFLGKTVQVIPHITNEIKRRIKMLSKQNYDIIITEIGGTVGDIESLPYIETVRQLKWELGEKNSMVIHLTLLPYLASSGELKTKPSQHSVRQLMESGIMADVLVCRTEHKIPKDQRAKLAQFCNVPLDNVIECKDLETIYEVPIYLQKQNFDDVVLKGLDLKSDKEADIKEWKNFLKKFQNPKKTVEIALVGKYVSLQDSYISIAEAFKHAGADLETEVKVRWVYSGDITAENIKDTLKGVNGILVAPGFGDRGIEGKVLTAQYARENKIPMLGICLGMQIMTIEFARNVLGHTKANSMEFDTATPDPVISLMEEQKNIVDKGGTMRLGAWKCSLKNNSKLSEIYGSKNISERHRHRYEFNSDYLQEFEKNGFLATGTNPETGLVEALELPDHPFYVGVQYHPEYKSTVATPHPLFRAFIKACEKK; encoded by the coding sequence ATGAGTAAAAAGAATACAAAGTACATCTTTGTGACAGGAGGTGTAACTTCATCTTTGGGAAAAGGAATCGTGTCTGCTTCTCTGGGACTTTTGTTAAAATCACGCGGTTTTAACGTAACGATCCAAAAACTGGATCCTTATATCAACATCGACCCGGGAACACTGAATCCATATGAACACGGAGAATGCTATGTAACCGAAGATGGTGCAGAAACGGATCTGGATTTAGGTCACTACGAGCGTTATCTTGATGCTCCTACTTCCCAAAACAACAACGTTACTACAGGGAAAATTTACCAGACAGTTATTGAAAAAGAAAGAAAAGGAGATTTCCTTGGAAAAACAGTTCAGGTAATTCCCCATATCACCAACGAGATCAAGCGCAGAATCAAAATGCTTTCCAAGCAGAACTACGATATCATCATTACTGAGATCGGAGGAACTGTAGGGGACATTGAATCTCTTCCATACATCGAGACTGTACGCCAGTTGAAATGGGAGCTTGGTGAGAAAAATTCTATGGTGATTCACCTTACCTTATTGCCTTACCTGGCTTCAAGCGGTGAATTGAAAACAAAACCTTCACAGCATTCCGTTCGTCAGCTGATGGAAAGCGGGATTATGGCGGATGTTTTGGTTTGCAGAACAGAACATAAGATTCCAAAAGATCAGAGAGCAAAACTGGCTCAGTTCTGCAATGTTCCTTTAGATAATGTAATTGAATGTAAAGACCTTGAAACCATTTATGAAGTTCCTATCTATCTTCAGAAGCAGAATTTTGATGATGTTGTGCTGAAAGGTTTAGATCTTAAAAGTGATAAGGAGGCCGATATCAAGGAATGGAAAAATTTCCTTAAAAAATTCCAGAATCCTAAAAAAACGGTAGAAATAGCGTTGGTAGGAAAATATGTTTCCCTTCAGGATTCCTATATTTCTATTGCTGAAGCCTTCAAACATGCCGGTGCCGATCTTGAAACTGAAGTAAAAGTAAGATGGGTTTACAGTGGAGATATCACAGCAGAAAATATTAAAGATACCCTGAAAGGGGTAAACGGTATTCTTGTAGCTCCGGGATTTGGAGATAGGGGAATTGAAGGAAAAGTCCTTACCGCACAATATGCAAGGGAAAATAAAATTCCGATGCTGGGAATCTGTTTGGGAATGCAGATCATGACCATTGAGTTTGCAAGAAATGTTCTTGGACATACCAAAGCAAATTCCATGGAGTTTGATACAGCGACACCGGACCCTGTGATCTCTTTAATGGAAGAGCAGAAAAATATTGTAGACAAAGGAGGTACGATGCGTCTTGGAGCATGGAAATGTTCTTTAAAAAACAATTCAAAACTATCCGAAATCTACGGAAGCAAAAATATTTCCGAAAGACACCGTCACCGTTATGAGTTTAACAGTGATTATCTTCAGGAATTTGAAAAAAATGGTTTCCTTGCAACAGGTACAAACCCTGAAACGGGTCTTGTAGAGGCTCTTGAGCTTCCTGATCACCCATTCTATGTAGGAGTGCAGTACCACCCTGAATATAAAAGTACAGTAGCAACGCCGCATCCTCTGTTCAGAGCTTTTATCAAGGCTTGCGAAAAGAAATAA
- a CDS encoding CDP-alcohol phosphatidyltransferase family protein produces MISVYKLKPKFQQLLTPVLLFLHKNKITANQITISSVLLSVIIGILFWNADLSKWFFLSLPIGLLLRMALNALDGMMARKFSQTSKLGEVLNEVGDIVSDIIIFFPLLKFQPESLYLIVIFIILSIINEFAGIMGKVVGKERRYDGPMGKSDRALILGIYGLAVFFGAHISGISQYIFGLIIILLIISTYIRLKKSLYEA; encoded by the coding sequence ATGATTTCGGTATATAAACTAAAACCAAAGTTTCAGCAGCTGCTTACCCCGGTTTTATTATTTCTGCATAAGAACAAGATCACAGCCAATCAGATTACGATAAGCTCTGTTTTACTGTCTGTTATTATCGGAATATTATTCTGGAATGCAGATCTCTCAAAATGGTTTTTCCTGAGCCTTCCCATCGGGCTGCTTTTAAGAATGGCTCTGAATGCTTTGGACGGCATGATGGCCAGAAAATTCAGCCAGACCAGCAAATTGGGGGAAGTTTTAAATGAAGTCGGAGATATTGTTTCAGATATAATCATCTTTTTTCCTTTATTAAAATTCCAGCCGGAAAGTTTATACCTCATTGTTATCTTTATTATACTAAGCATCATCAATGAGTTTGCAGGCATTATGGGAAAAGTAGTTGGAAAAGAACGCCGTTATGACGGTCCGATGGGCAAAAGTGACCGGGCTCTGATCCTGGGGATTTATGGTCTGGCAGTATTTTTCGGAGCTCATATTTCAGGGATTTCACAATATATTTTCGGACTTATTATTATTCTGTTGATAATCAGTACATACATCCGGTTAAAGAAATCATTATATGAAGCCTGA
- a CDS encoding phosphatidate cytidylyltransferase, which yields MKPEENKFADVPLRVKTWIYIIIVFALGISHPLAMKIFVSWISFQCFFEFLRLFKINSSHIVPSLFIGVVQFFLFYFFSIENYFLYSSVLAVAVLLYFIFFKATVKQLYGIMIALLVCLFAFPHLLFIREMASGLNSIIFIVVVTELNDVFQYLMGKFFGKHKITPKISPNKTLEGFIGGVFLTVILSNILGFFLLKTDIFFNTILGIILGISGFFGDVFMSYLKRKANIKDTGTLLPGHGGLLDRMDSLIFNAPIFFWVLSVVVKS from the coding sequence ATGAAGCCTGAAGAAAATAAATTTGCAGATGTTCCTTTAAGAGTAAAAACATGGATCTACATCATCATTGTTTTTGCATTGGGAATTTCCCACCCTCTTGCTATGAAAATTTTCGTTTCATGGATCAGTTTTCAGTGCTTTTTTGAGTTTTTGAGATTGTTTAAAATCAATTCAAGCCATATTGTACCTTCTTTATTTATAGGAGTTGTACAATTTTTTCTGTTCTATTTTTTTAGTATAGAAAATTATTTTTTGTACAGTTCTGTTTTGGCAGTTGCTGTACTATTATACTTTATTTTTTTTAAAGCAACTGTAAAGCAACTGTATGGAATTATGATAGCTTTACTGGTATGTCTTTTCGCTTTCCCACATCTTTTATTCATAAGGGAAATGGCTTCCGGACTGAATTCCATTATTTTTATTGTTGTGGTCACCGAATTGAATGATGTTTTTCAATACCTGATGGGCAAGTTTTTCGGAAAACACAAAATAACGCCTAAAATAAGTCCCAATAAGACTTTGGAAGGCTTTATCGGCGGTGTTTTTCTTACCGTAATTTTAAGTAATATTTTAGGATTCTTCTTACTGAAGACAGATATTTTCTTCAATACTATTTTAGGAATTATTCTGGGAATCTCAGGATTTTTTGGCGATGTATTCATGTCTTATTTAAAAAGAAAAGCCAATATAAAAGATACCGGAACCCTGCTTCCGGGACATGGCGGACTCCTGGACAGAATGGACAGCCTTATCTTTAATGCCCCAATTTTCTTTTGGGTACTTTCTGTTGTTGTAAAAAGCTGA